The genomic window GTCGGCAACGTCGCCCTCGACGTCGCACGCGTCCTCGCCAAAACCGGCGACGAACTCCTCCCCACCGAAATCCCCGCCAACGTGTACGAAGGCCTCAAAGCGAACAAGGCCGTCGAAGTCCACGTCTTCGGACGCCGCGGACCCGCTCAGGCCAAATTCACACCACTGGAATTGAGGGAACTCGACCACTCCCCCAACATCGAAGTCATCGTCGCCCCCGAAGACATCGACTACGACGAAGGCTCCGAACAAGCACGCCGCAACTCCAAACAGGTCGACATGGTCGCCAACACCCTCCAGGACTGGGCCATCCGCGACGTCGGTACCCGCCCCCACAAACTGTTCCTGCACTTCTTCGAATCCCCCACCGAAATCCTCGGCGAAAACGGCACAGTCACCGGCCTACGCACCGAACGCACCGAACTCGACGGCACCGGAAACGTCAAAGGCACCGGCAAATACAACGACTGGGACGTCCAAGCCGTCTACCGCGCCGTCGGCTACCTCTCCCAAAACATCAGCCAACTACCCTTCGACGAACAAGCCGGCACCATCCCCAACGAAGCAGGCAGAGTCGTCGAATCGCCGTCGTCTACCACTACGGTCCCCGCCACCTACGTCACCGGCTGGATCAAACGCGGACCCGTCGGCCTCATCGGCCACACCAAAGGCGACGCCAACGAAACCGTCGCCAACCTGCTCGAGGACGCACCCAACTTCACCGGAGCCACCGAGCCGGGCCTCGACGAGGTGACCACCTTCCTCGAAGGCAAGCAAGTCCCCTTCACCACCTGGGACGGCTGGTACCGCCTCGACGCCTTTGAGCGCTCCCTCGGCGAAGAAGAAGGCCGCGAACGCGTCAAGGTCGTCGAACGCGAAGACATGGTCGCCGCGTCTCAGGAGTGATGCGATCCGCCTGGCCTCACACGATAGAAGTCGACATGCAAAGGAACACAGTTATGACCGGCACCACCGACATCAGCACCGTCATCACCGACAGGGCGTTCCTCGAGTGCCCACGTTGGCACGATGGACGGATCTGGGTCTCGGATCTGTATGCGCACGAGGTTCTTTCGATCGGTGACGACGGCGACGTTCGCATCGAGGCGACGCTGACCGATCGTCCGTCCGGGCTCGGCTGGCTGCCCGACGGTCGACTGCTGATCGTATCGATGGTCGACGGGCTCGTACTACGCCGCGAGAACGACGGCACACTCGTCACGCATGCCGACGTGTCCCACCTTGCAACGGGCAAGTTGAACGACATGGTCGTCGACGAGCGCGGACATGCGTACATCAGTACCTTCGGTTTCGAGTTTCGTAGCCGGTCGTACGTCGAATCCGCTGTGCTCATCCATGTCGCTCCCAACGGCGACGCCGACATCGCCGCCGGAGATTTGCTGTTTCCCAACGGGTCCGTTATCACCGAAGACCGCACACTGGTCGTCGCCGAGTCGATGGGTAACCGGTTGACCGCATTCGACGTCGCCGACGATGGCGGGTTGTCCAACCGTCGAATCTGGGCGGCGTTCGGGCCCGAGGTCCCCCGCACCACCGTCAAGGACGCTATGAGCGCAGCCTCCGTAGCCCCTGACGGCATCGGTCTAGATTCCGAAGGTGCGATCTGGGTCGCCGACGCGCTGCACCAGAGGCTGATTCGCGTCGTCGAGGGCGGCAAGATTATCGACGAAAAGGTATTCCCGACAGGGGTTTTCGCATGCATGCTCGGCGGGCTGGACGGTAAGACGCTGTTCGCGTGTGCGGCGCCGTCATCCTCCGAGCACGCGCGCCAAGATACTCGTGACGCGAGCCTGCTCTCCGTCGAAGTCGACGTACCTGCATGAGCACACAGAGAAGACTTTTGGGCAGTCTTTCAAATTGCCGCCAAAACGAGGCCCGAACTGTGACACTGATTACAATCAAGGTAATGAGTATCATAGATTGGAATTCTCATGACAGCACCGCTGAATGATGTCGATCCAAAAGCGATCGCCGAGGAGTGGATTCGAGGATTCACCACGGCTGTCGCCGGCCGTGATTCAGCGGCGGCAGCGGTGTTGTTCCAGGCCGATGGGTGGTGGCGGGACTTACTAATTTTCGGCTGGGACTTGCGCAGCGTGCATGGTATCGAGAACATCGGTATGCACCTCGCAGAGGGCCCCGACCATGGCCAAGTACGGTTTTTCATGCCTGACGAAGCGAACCTGGTCGAGGTTGGTGACGATCGTTGGATACAGGCGGTCATCACCATCGACTCCGAATTGGCCCGCGGCCGAGGGGTCCTCCGTCTGACCCAGACCGGAGACGATACGTCGTGGAAGGCCTGGACTTTGCTCACTGCGATGGAGGAACTCGTCGGTTACGAGGAGTCCGCCGGCGCCCGCCGCCCCCGCGGCGGTGCCCAGGGCGCGGACCGCATGGCCCGAAACTGGCAGGACGCCCGTCTCGCGCAGCAGGAATTCAACGATTCCGAACCACAGGTCCTCGTCATCGGCGCTGGCCACGGCGGCCTCGGTCTCGCGGCCCGCCTAGGACAGGTCGACGTGAGCACGCTTGTCATTGACCGAGGCGAACGCATCGGTGACAACTGGCGCAACCGTTACCGATCCCTCGTGCTGCATGACCCCGTGTGGTACGACCACCTCCCTTACCTCCCGTTCCCGCCGACCTGGCCGATATATACACCGAAGGACAAGATCGGCGACTGGCTCGAGTTCTACGCCTCGACATTGGAACTCAATGTCTGGACCGGCTCCGAACTAGTGTCCAGCAATTACGACGACGACGACGCTGTGTGGACCGTAACGATTCGGCGGGCAGACGGCAGCGAGCGCACCGTGCACCCCCGACATCTGGTGCTCGCAACTGGCGCCAGCGGCACCGAACCGAACATGCCCACTGTCCCCGACGCGGAGAAATTCACGGGAACATTCTGTCATTCAAGCGGATTCACCGGTGGTACTGATCTTCGCGGCAAGAAAGCGACCGTCGTTGGCAGCTGCAATAGCGGCCACGACATTGCTCAAGAACTGCATGAACAGGGCGCCGACGTCACGATGATCCAACGGTCCCCCTCCTACGTGGTCAGCGTCGACGCCTCCGCAATCGCCATGGTCGGCATGTACGACGAAACCGGGCCACCGACAGATACGGCCGACCTGCTCGGTGCCTCATTCCCGTTCAAGGCTGTACCCCACATCCACCAGGCCACCACCTCTGCCATGGCCGAGGCCGACAAAGACCTCCTCGATGGCCTCCGCCGATCCGGTTTCTTGCTCAGCACCGGGATCGACGGCACGGGCGCGCTCATGCTGTTCCTCCAGAAAGGCGGTGGTTACTACATCAATGTCGGTTGCTCAGAACTCATCGCCGCGGGTGACATTGACATCCGAGCAGGTGTCGAGATCCAACGATTCACCCCGCACGGCGTCCGACTGACCGACGGTACCGCCCTCGACGCCGATATCGTTGTGTTCGCCACCGGATTCAAGGGAATGCTCGAAACCGCCCGCCATCTCCTCGGCGACCACGTCGCGGACCGCTGTGGTCCAGTGTGGGGCCTCGACGACGAAGGCGAACTACAGGGCATTTGGCGAAAATCTGGGCACCCAGGTCTGTGGTTCATGGGCGGCAACCTCGCGATGGCTCGCTACTACGGCAAATTCCTTGCACTTCAGATCAAGGCAATAGAGGAAGGCATTCACCCCTCAGCCGCTGCAACTCAACAAATTACGTCCGCGCTGTGAACCTTCGATAATGATGAAGGGCCCCTCACGAGGGGCCCTTCATCTTGCAAAACTAGTTCGCGAACTGAATCAGCTTGGTCTCGAGGAACGAACTCAGGCCTTCGACGTTGCCTTCACGGCCGAGGCCGGACTGCTTGTATCCACCGAAGGGCTGCGTGACGCACATGTCCCAGCCGTTGATCGAGATCTGACCGGTGCGGACGCGTCGGGCAATGCTCTCCGCGAGCGCAGCGTCCTCGGCGTAGACGGCTCCGGAGAGACCGTAATCGGAATCGTTGGCGATGGCGATGGCCTCGTCGACGTCGTCGAACGGGATCACCACGACGACAGGACCGAAGATTTCCTCCTGTGCAATGCGCATGTCGTTGGTGACGTCGGCGAACAGCGTCGGCTCGACATACCAGCCCTTGTCCAGTCCGGCCGGACGGCCGCCACCGGTGACGAGCCTCGCACCCTCGGCCTTGCCGACCTCGATGTAGTCGAGCACGCGGGTGCGCTGACGCTCGGCGGCGAGCGGTCCGATGACGGTGTCGTCCTTACGCGGATCGCCGACGGACACCGATTCGAAGATCGTCTTGATGGTCTCGACCACCTCGTCCTGACGGTGACGCGGGACGACGATGCGGGTGATGGCCGCGCAGACCTGACCGCTGTGGCCGATCCCTGCAAACGCAAGGCCGGGAAACACCTTGTCGAGGGCGATGTCGTCGGCGATGATACCTGCAGACTTACCGCCCAATTCCAGCGTGACGCGTGCGATGCGCTCACCGCAGATGCTCATGATCTTGCGTCCGGCAATGGTCGACCCAGTAAACGAGATTTTGTCGACGTCCTTGTGCCGCACCAGATATTCACCGGTTTCGCGGCCACCCGGCAGCAGGGAAATGACGCCCTCGGGCAGACCTGCCGCTTCGAGTGCCTCGGCGAGCAGCATGGTACTGACCGGGCCTTCGGGCGCAGGCTTGAGCACGACCGTACAACCGGCAGCGAGAGCAGGTGCGATCTTCAGTGAGGCTGTAGCGACCGGGCCGTTCCACGGAATGATCGTGGCAACAACGCCGATGGGCTCGCGGACGAGCTTGCCGTGACCTTCGGGCCAACTACGCTCTTCTTCGAATTCGAAACGCTCGTGCAGGGTGGACGCGTCGCCCCACATCTTGAGTGCGTTGTTGTGGAATGCGACGCTCGCGCCCGCCGGTGCACCGATCTCTGCGGTGAACGCGGTTGCCATGTCATCGAATCGCTTCTCGACTTCTTCTTGGATACGGATGAGATACTTCGCCCGTTCGGCGGCAGTGAGACGTGGCCAGGGGCCTTCGTCGAACGCTTTTCGTGCGGCAGCGACGGCTTTGTCGATGTCGGCGGGCTGCGCTTCGGGAACCGTCGCGAGCAGTTCCTCGGTGATCGGGGAGACGACTTCGATCACCTTGTCGCTGGACGGCTCGACCCACTTTCCGCCGATGAACAGTTTGTCGTAGCTCTTCAGGGTCGTTGCGGTGGGGACTGTAGCGGTCATCGGTACATCACTCCTGTTGTTGCCGAACGGATTTAGCTGAGCGGTTGGGCGATATCGCGTAGCGCGAGAGCGTCGGGCCGCGCGCCGGCTGAAACAGCAGCGCGTGCGCCGATCATGAGCTTGGGCGTGTCGATACTGAGATGCGCTGTGAGCAGCCCTGAGTCGTCGACCCATGCCGCAGCCCATTTGCCGTCCACGCCGTCTCGAACGACAGCGGTGTCCGTGGACGAGTGGTGGCCGACATATTGGAGCTTGTGACCGAATTGATCACTCCAGAAGTACGGAACAGGATCATGGGCGACGGATTCGCCGCCCGTCAGGGTCCGGGCGATGGCGTCGGGACCGGTTCTAGCGTCGTCCCAATGTTCGACGAGCAGACGTTCCTGGGCCCGCGGTGACCAGCGCACTGCGACATCACCGACGGCGAATACGTGAGGATCCGAAGTCCGCAAGTTCTCGTCGACGACGATCCCTCGATCGATCTCGAGCCCTGATCCGCCCAGCCACGCCACATCCGGCCTGACGCCGACTCCGGCGACGACGACGTCGGCCGAGATTTCCTCGCCGGTGGTGAGCGTGACGCCGGTGTCGGTGACCTCGCGGACGCCGATGCCGAGACGAAGATCCACCTCCGACCACCAGTCGACGAATCGTTTGCCGAT from Rhodococcus sp. P1Y includes these protein-coding regions:
- a CDS encoding flavin-containing monooxygenase, with translation MTAPLNDVDPKAIAEEWIRGFTTAVAGRDSAAAAVLFQADGWWRDLLIFGWDLRSVHGIENIGMHLAEGPDHGQVRFFMPDEANLVEVGDDRWIQAVITIDSELARGRGVLRLTQTGDDTSWKAWTLLTAMEELVGYEESAGARRPRGGAQGADRMARNWQDARLAQQEFNDSEPQVLVIGAGHGGLGLAARLGQVDVSTLVIDRGERIGDNWRNRYRSLVLHDPVWYDHLPYLPFPPTWPIYTPKDKIGDWLEFYASTLELNVWTGSELVSSNYDDDDAVWTVTIRRADGSERTVHPRHLVLATGASGTEPNMPTVPDAEKFTGTFCHSSGFTGGTDLRGKKATVVGSCNSGHDIAQELHEQGADVTMIQRSPSYVVSVDASAIAMVGMYDETGPPTDTADLLGASFPFKAVPHIHQATTSAMAEADKDLLDGLRRSGFLLSTGIDGTGALMLFLQKGGGYYINVGCSELIAAGDIDIRAGVEIQRFTPHGVRLTDGTALDADIVVFATGFKGMLETARHLLGDHVADRCGPVWGLDDEGELQGIWRKSGHPGLWFMGGNLAMARYYGKFLALQIKAIEEGIHPSAAATQQITSAL
- a CDS encoding NAD(P)/FAD-dependent oxidoreductase; amino-acid sequence: MKVVIVGGGLAGARCCETLRANGFEGEIVLLAAEEHLPYDRPPLTKAALKGELNTQLRTDYDALKIDVRTGTAATGLDTSAKQVHTAGGPVEYDALIIATGAAPIRLPGSERQLAVRTVDDSRSLREKLVPGAKVVLVGASWIGAEVATAALAAGAEVTCIESGPAPLGNALGEEIGKRFVDWWSEVDLRLGIGVREVTDTGVTLTTGEEISADVVVAGVGVRPDVAWLGGSGLEIDRGIVVDENLRTSDPHVFAVGDVAVRWSPRAQERLLVEHWDDARTGPDAIARTLTGGESVAHDPVPYFWSDQFGHKLQYVGHHSSTDTAVVRDGVDGKWAAAWVDDSGLLTAHLSIDTPKLMIGARAAVSAGARPDALALRDIAQPLS
- a CDS encoding aldehyde dehydrogenase, with product MTATVPTATTLKSYDKLFIGGKWVEPSSDKVIEVVSPITEELLATVPEAQPADIDKAVAAARKAFDEGPWPRLTAAERAKYLIRIQEEVEKRFDDMATAFTAEIGAPAGASVAFHNNALKMWGDASTLHERFEFEEERSWPEGHGKLVREPIGVVATIIPWNGPVATASLKIAPALAAGCTVVLKPAPEGPVSTMLLAEALEAAGLPEGVISLLPGGRETGEYLVRHKDVDKISFTGSTIAGRKIMSICGERIARVTLELGGKSAGIIADDIALDKVFPGLAFAGIGHSGQVCAAITRIVVPRHRQDEVVETIKTIFESVSVGDPRKDDTVIGPLAAERQRTRVLDYIEVGKAEGARLVTGGGRPAGLDKGWYVEPTLFADVTNDMRIAQEEIFGPVVVVIPFDDVDEAIAIANDSDYGLSGAVYAEDAALAESIARRVRTGQISINGWDMCVTQPFGGYKQSGLGREGNVEGLSSFLETKLIQFAN
- a CDS encoding SMP-30/gluconolactonase/LRE family protein, whose product is MTGTTDISTVITDRAFLECPRWHDGRIWVSDLYAHEVLSIGDDGDVRIEATLTDRPSGLGWLPDGRLLIVSMVDGLVLRRENDGTLVTHADVSHLATGKLNDMVVDERGHAYISTFGFEFRSRSYVESAVLIHVAPNGDADIAAGDLLFPNGSVITEDRTLVVAESMGNRLTAFDVADDGGLSNRRIWAAFGPEVPRTTVKDAMSAASVAPDGIGLDSEGAIWVADALHQRLIRVVEGGKIIDEKVFPTGVFACMLGGLDGKTLFACAAPSSSEHARQDTRDASLLSVEVDVPA
- a CDS encoding FAD-dependent oxidoreductase, encoding MDTSRPLRVAIVGAGPAGIYAADALMKSDHNVSGPGVSIDLFERMPAPFGLIRYGVAPDHPRIKGIITALHKVLDKPQVRLLGNIDYGTDITLGDLRRFYDAVIFSTGANADRALNIPGIDLDGSYGAADFVSWYDGHPDVPRTWPLDAEKVAVLGVGNVALDVARVLAKTGDELLPTEIPANVYEGLKANKAVEVHVFGRRGPAQAKFTPLELRELDHSPNIEVIVAPEDIDYDEGSEQARRNSKQVDMVANTLQDWAIRDVGTRPHKLFLHFFESPTEILGENGTVTGLRTERTELDGTGNVKGTGKYNDWDVQAVYRAVGYLSQNISQLPFDEQAGTIPNEAGRVVESPSSTTTVPATYVTGWIKRGPVGLIGHTKGDANETVANLLEDAPNFTGATEPGLDEVTTFLEGKQVPFTTWDGWYRLDAFERSLGEEEGRERVKVVEREDMVAASQE